A section of the Castanea sativa cultivar Marrone di Chiusa Pesio chromosome 12, ASM4071231v1 genome encodes:
- the LOC142620942 gene encoding binding partner of ACD11 1 isoform X2 produces the protein MAITTVKVSNVSLGASEQDLKEFFSFSGKIEYVEMKSEDEKSQVAYVTFRETQGAETAVLLSGATIVDQSVHIALAPDYELPAAAASALATETEEKREGGSETAIQNAEDVVSSMLAKGFNLGKDALNKAKAFDEKHQFTSTATAKVASLDQKIGLTEKVTVGTTIVTEKVKEMDEKFHVSEKTKTAISAAEQTVSNAGSAIMKNRYVLTGATWVTGAFSKVAKAAGEVGQKAKEKVLAEEDQEKKVEGSAQTHETESPKNEPSKTTPAQGLIL, from the exons ATGGCG ATAACAACAGTGAAAGTCAGCAATGTCTCCTTAGGGGCATCTGAGCAAGATTTAAAGGagttcttttcattttctggAAAAATTGAATATGTTGAAATGAAAAG tgaggACGAGAAGTCTCAAGTTGCATATGTCACCTTCAGGGAAACCCAAGGGGCAGAGACTGCTGTGCTTCTTTCG GGGGCAACAATAGTTGATCAGTCTGTCCACATAGCCCTGGCTCCAGATTATGAGCTACCAGCCGCTGCTGCTTCAGCACTGGCAACT GaaacagaagaaaaaagagaaggtgGTTCCGAAACTGCTATTCAAAATGCCGAGGATGTTGTCAGCAGCATGCTGGCTAAGGGCTTCAATTTGGGCAAAGATGCACTCAACAAGGCAAAGGCCTTCGATGAGAAGCACCAGTTTACATCGACTGCCACAGCCAAAGTTGCGTCTCTGGACCAAAAGATTGGTCTCACTGAGAAAGTGACTGTCGGCACGACCATTGTGACTGAAAAAGTGAAGGAAATGGATGAGAAGTTTCATGTTTCTGAGAAGACCAAGACTGCAATTTCAGCTGCTGAGCAGACAGTCAGTAATGCTGGATCTGCCATTATGAAGAATCGGTATGTTTTAACTGGGGCTACATGGGTTACTGGTGCATTCAGTAAGGTTGCCAAGGCAGCAGGGGAAGTGGGGCAGAAGGCAAAGGAAAAGGTCCTAGCTgaggaagatcaggagaaaaAAGTGGAAGGCTCTGCTCAGACCCATGAAACTGAATCCCCAAAAAATGAGCCCTCCAAAACCACACCGGCACAGGGATTGATCCTCTGA
- the LOC142620942 gene encoding binding partner of ACD11 1 isoform X1: protein MAITTVKVSNVSLGASEQDLKEFFSFSGKIEYVEMKSEDEKSQVAYVTFRETQGAETAVLLSGATIVDQSVHIALAPDYELPAAAASALATSHQETEEKREGGSETAIQNAEDVVSSMLAKGFNLGKDALNKAKAFDEKHQFTSTATAKVASLDQKIGLTEKVTVGTTIVTEKVKEMDEKFHVSEKTKTAISAAEQTVSNAGSAIMKNRYVLTGATWVTGAFSKVAKAAGEVGQKAKEKVLAEEDQEKKVEGSAQTHETESPKNEPSKTTPAQGLIL from the exons ATGGCG ATAACAACAGTGAAAGTCAGCAATGTCTCCTTAGGGGCATCTGAGCAAGATTTAAAGGagttcttttcattttctggAAAAATTGAATATGTTGAAATGAAAAG tgaggACGAGAAGTCTCAAGTTGCATATGTCACCTTCAGGGAAACCCAAGGGGCAGAGACTGCTGTGCTTCTTTCG GGGGCAACAATAGTTGATCAGTCTGTCCACATAGCCCTGGCTCCAGATTATGAGCTACCAGCCGCTGCTGCTTCAGCACTGGCAACT TCTCATCAGGaaacagaagaaaaaagagaaggtgGTTCCGAAACTGCTATTCAAAATGCCGAGGATGTTGTCAGCAGCATGCTGGCTAAGGGCTTCAATTTGGGCAAAGATGCACTCAACAAGGCAAAGGCCTTCGATGAGAAGCACCAGTTTACATCGACTGCCACAGCCAAAGTTGCGTCTCTGGACCAAAAGATTGGTCTCACTGAGAAAGTGACTGTCGGCACGACCATTGTGACTGAAAAAGTGAAGGAAATGGATGAGAAGTTTCATGTTTCTGAGAAGACCAAGACTGCAATTTCAGCTGCTGAGCAGACAGTCAGTAATGCTGGATCTGCCATTATGAAGAATCGGTATGTTTTAACTGGGGCTACATGGGTTACTGGTGCATTCAGTAAGGTTGCCAAGGCAGCAGGGGAAGTGGGGCAGAAGGCAAAGGAAAAGGTCCTAGCTgaggaagatcaggagaaaaAAGTGGAAGGCTCTGCTCAGACCCATGAAACTGAATCCCCAAAAAATGAGCCCTCCAAAACCACACCGGCACAGGGATTGATCCTCTGA